A part of Micromonospora chersina genomic DNA contains:
- a CDS encoding HNH endonuclease: MLSQVTGLSRHFTEESLKAYLLARSERLPTGCLIVRGYGSRRGVHQKVAGRAWAHVAAYAVFVGGYRPDLDVHHVCDVADCIEPTHLRQLSHAENCRRRRQQPRCRNGHDREVDPATGRFRRVCRRCNSDAQKRWRERRAAEVAEARASYRP; this comes from the coding sequence ATGCTGTCGCAGGTGACCGGCCTCTCCCGGCACTTCACCGAGGAGTCTCTGAAGGCGTACCTGCTCGCGCGGTCGGAACGGCTGCCGACCGGCTGTCTCATCGTGCGGGGCTACGGCAGCCGGCGCGGGGTTCACCAGAAGGTCGCCGGCCGGGCGTGGGCCCACGTCGCCGCCTACGCGGTCTTCGTCGGCGGCTACCGGCCCGACCTGGACGTGCACCACGTCTGCGACGTCGCCGACTGCATCGAGCCGACCCACCTCCGCCAGCTCAGCCACGCCGAGAACTGCCGTCGGCGCAGGCAGCAGCCCCGGTGCCGCAACGGGCACGACCGCGAGGTGGACCCGGCCACCGGCCGCTTCCGGAGGGTCTGCCGGCGCTGCAACAGCGACGCGCAGAAGCGCTGGCGGGAGCGCCGGGCCGCCGAGGTGGCCGAGGCCAGGGCGAGCTACCGGCCTTAG
- the rox gene encoding rifampin monooxygenase — MHFDVIIAGCGPTGAMLAAELRLHDVRVLVLEKETEPPSFVRIVGLHIRSIELMAMRGLLERILERGRRRPAGAYFAAIDKPAPEGLDSPYAYLLGIPQPVIVHLLEEHAVELGAQVRHGCAVVGFEQDDDGVTVELADGERLRSRYLVGCDGARSTVRKLLGVAFPGEPSRNETLMGEMAVGAPQDEIAAKVSELRVTDRRFSLAPAGVGVYRVVVPAGGVSDRAAPPTLDDFRRQLRAVAGTDFGVHSPRWLSRFGDATRLAERYRVGRVLLAGDAAHVHPPIGGQGLNLGVQDAVNLGWKLAAQVRGRAPQTLLDTYHAERHPVAEDVLDNTRAQMELLSTEPGARAVRRLLTELMDFEEVNRRLIEKITGIGIRYDFGAGPDLLGRRLPDIDLKEGRLYGLLRRGRGLLLDRTGGLTAGGWSDRVDHLADPTAALDAPCVLLRPDGHVAWIGDDQRDLDDHLARWFGRPIT; from the coding sequence ATGCACTTCGACGTGATCATTGCCGGCTGCGGGCCGACGGGCGCCATGCTGGCCGCCGAACTACGGCTGCACGACGTGCGGGTACTCGTCCTGGAGAAGGAGACCGAGCCCCCGTCGTTCGTCCGCATCGTCGGCCTGCACATCCGCAGCATCGAGCTGATGGCGATGCGCGGGCTGCTGGAGCGCATCCTCGAACGCGGCAGACGGCGTCCGGCCGGCGCCTACTTCGCCGCCATCGACAAGCCCGCGCCCGAGGGCCTGGATTCCCCGTACGCCTACCTGCTGGGCATCCCCCAGCCCGTCATCGTTCACCTGCTCGAAGAACATGCGGTCGAACTGGGTGCGCAGGTCCGCCACGGCTGCGCGGTGGTCGGCTTCGAGCAGGACGACGACGGGGTGACCGTCGAGCTGGCCGACGGCGAACGGCTGCGTTCGCGCTACCTGGTCGGCTGTGACGGCGCGCGCAGCACGGTGCGCAAACTGCTCGGCGTCGCCTTCCCCGGCGAGCCCTCGCGGAACGAGACGCTGATGGGCGAGATGGCAGTGGGTGCGCCGCAGGACGAGATCGCCGCCAAGGTGTCCGAACTCCGCGTGACCGACAGGCGATTCAGTCTCGCTCCCGCGGGTGTCGGGGTCTATCGCGTGGTGGTACCCGCCGGAGGAGTCAGCGACCGTGCGGCACCGCCCACGCTCGACGACTTCCGACGACAGCTGCGCGCCGTCGCCGGCACCGATTTCGGCGTGCACTCCCCGCGCTGGTTGTCCCGCTTCGGCGACGCGACCCGGCTGGCCGAACGGTATCGGGTCGGGCGGGTGCTGCTGGCCGGCGACGCGGCACACGTCCACCCACCCATCGGCGGACAGGGCCTCAACCTCGGCGTCCAGGACGCGGTGAACCTCGGCTGGAAACTGGCCGCACAGGTCCGCGGCCGGGCGCCGCAGACACTGCTGGACACCTACCACGCCGAACGTCATCCGGTCGCTGAGGACGTGCTGGACAACACCCGCGCCCAGATGGAACTGCTGTCCACCGAACCGGGCGCGCGGGCCGTGCGCAGGCTGCTCACCGAACTGATGGACTTCGAGGAGGTGAACCGCCGTCTGATCGAGAAGATCACCGGGATCGGCATCCGCTACGACTTCGGCGCCGGCCCCGACCTGCTCGGCCGCCGGCTGCCCGACATCGACCTGAAAGAGGGCCGCCTCTACGGTCTGCTGCGTCGCGGCCGCGGCCTGCTGCTGGACCGCACCGGAGGCCTGACCGCCGGCGGCTGGTCCGACCGGGTCGATCACCTCGCGGATCCCACCGCCGCACTGGACGCTCCCTGCGTCCTGCTGCGCCCCGACGGTCACGTCGCCTGGATCGGCGACGATCAGCGCGACCTGGACGACCACCTCGCCCGCTGGTTCGGCAGGCCCATCACCTGA
- a CDS encoding erythromycin esterase family protein, which yields MTAGITDTVHAVDAAAVMGLLPGRPRLLALGEPTHGEKVLLDVRNDLFRQLVEREGYRTIAIESDCLMGLVVDDHVTSGAGDLDEVMDRGFSHEWGAFPGNRDLVRWMRAYNEGRPASERVRFAGFDGPLEITAAASPRQALTALHGYLAARVDAGLLPCTAETLDRLLGADDRWTEPAAMMDPTRSVGRTPEARELRLVADDLVALLDAQTPHLIATSTPDEWERARLYGRTAAGLLRYHFSMADTSPTRMARLLAVRDSMMAANLLALAERGPTLVHAHNSHLQRERSTMRMGGLPVAWWSAGALVSPHLGDGYAFLATALGTIRHHGVETPPPDTLEGHLYALPQDRYVVDPRRLAAALGEAAPAPRVSPWFGYAPLDPAHLTGIDGLVFVKDAVRN from the coding sequence ATGACTGCTGGTATCACCGACACCGTCCATGCCGTCGACGCCGCTGCCGTCATGGGGCTGCTCCCGGGCCGGCCCCGGTTGCTCGCCCTGGGCGAGCCCACCCACGGCGAGAAGGTTCTCCTCGACGTGCGCAACGACCTCTTCCGGCAACTCGTGGAGCGGGAGGGCTACCGGACGATCGCCATCGAGAGCGACTGCCTGATGGGCCTCGTGGTGGACGACCACGTCACGTCGGGCGCGGGCGACCTCGACGAGGTCATGGACCGCGGCTTCAGCCACGAGTGGGGCGCCTTCCCGGGCAACCGCGACCTGGTGCGCTGGATGCGGGCCTACAACGAGGGCCGGCCCGCGTCCGAGCGGGTGCGGTTCGCCGGTTTCGACGGCCCGCTGGAGATCACCGCCGCGGCGAGCCCCCGGCAGGCCCTCACCGCTCTGCACGGCTACCTCGCGGCCCGGGTCGACGCCGGCCTGCTTCCCTGCACCGCCGAGACGCTCGACCGCCTGCTCGGGGCCGACGACAGGTGGACCGAACCGGCCGCCATGATGGACCCGACCCGGTCGGTGGGCCGGACGCCCGAGGCCAGGGAACTACGACTGGTGGCCGACGACCTGGTGGCCCTGCTCGACGCGCAGACGCCCCACCTGATCGCGACGTCCACACCCGACGAGTGGGAGCGGGCGCGCCTGTACGGGCGCACGGCCGCCGGCCTGCTGCGCTACCACTTCTCGATGGCCGACACGTCACCCACCCGGATGGCGCGGCTGCTCGCCGTGCGGGACTCCATGATGGCCGCCAACCTGCTCGCACTCGCCGAACGCGGTCCGACGCTCGTGCACGCCCACAACAGCCACCTCCAGCGGGAGAGGAGCACGATGCGGATGGGCGGCCTGCCGGTGGCATGGTGGAGCGCCGGCGCGCTCGTCAGCCCTCACCTGGGCGACGGGTACGCCTTCCTGGCCACCGCCCTCGGCACGATCCGCCACCACGGCGTGGAGACCCCACCCCCGGACACCCTCGAAGGGCACCTGTACGCGCTCCCGCAGGACCGGTACGTCGTCGACCCCCGGCGACTGGCCGCGGCCCTCGGCGAGGCGGCACCCGCTCCGCGGGTGTCCCCCTGGTTCGGTTACGCCCCCCTCGATCCGGCGCACCTGACCGGCATCGACGGGCTCGTGTTCGTGAAGGACGCCGTGCGGAACTAG
- a CDS encoding TioE family transcriptional regulator, which yields MRQNSQHGGRLRPVDLARRHGLSTQAIRNYEAAGVLPEAERTLHGYRTYTPLHASALNAFLALVPGHGHATATSIMRAVNREATGEALHLIDESHAQLLDDRRTLQAVEAALRDLEPVPPERGDTFVGPLSRRLGIRPATLRKWERAGVVQPRRDPRTGYRVYSAADVRDALLVHQLRRGGHLLEQIAPLIAQVRSAGGVAPLESTLRDWHARLVARSRAMLSGAAALDAYLDCRSASEAG from the coding sequence GTGCGGCAAAACTCTCAACACGGTGGTCGGCTGAGGCCGGTCGACCTGGCGCGCCGGCACGGTCTGTCGACGCAGGCGATCCGGAACTACGAGGCGGCCGGCGTCCTTCCGGAGGCGGAACGCACCCTCCACGGCTACCGCACCTACACACCGCTGCACGCGAGCGCGCTGAACGCGTTCCTGGCCCTCGTGCCCGGCCACGGTCACGCGACGGCCACGTCGATCATGCGGGCGGTCAACCGGGAGGCGACCGGGGAAGCTCTCCACCTCATCGACGAGAGCCACGCCCAGCTTCTCGACGACCGCCGCACCCTCCAGGCCGTCGAGGCCGCGCTGCGCGACCTCGAGCCCGTGCCGCCGGAACGCGGTGACACCTTCGTGGGCCCGCTGTCGAGAAGGCTCGGTATCCGCCCGGCCACCCTGCGCAAGTGGGAACGTGCGGGCGTGGTCCAGCCGCGCCGCGACCCGCGGACGGGCTACCGGGTCTACAGCGCCGCCGACGTCCGCGATGCCCTGCTGGTTCACCAGCTCAGGCGGGGCGGCCACCTGCTGGAGCAGATCGCCCCGCTGATCGCCCAGGTCCGCTCGGCCGGGGGCGTCGCACCCCTCGAATCGACGCTGCGCGACTGGCACGCCCGTCTCGTGGCCCGCAGCCGCGCGATGCTGAGCGGCGCCGCGGCGCTGGACGCCTACCTGGACTGCCGGTCGGCTTCCGAGGCGGGATGA
- a CDS encoding TetR/AcrR family transcriptional regulator: protein MSDSRAALLDAAAEEFARTGLHGTRVQAVVRRAGVNERMIYHHFGSKEGLYAAVIDEQRAGLAAAWAPVLDRATTLDPYAGMRAAFAGFYDILRARPRLLALMLHESLSGSGALSLPTADQLPAAIRHLYERGQSEGAFRADCPFEVAYATAMGALVALQVFAPPFAVDAGTPELRDRVVGQLLDGMTGPVPGR from the coding sequence ATGAGTGACAGCCGGGCCGCCCTGCTCGACGCCGCGGCGGAGGAGTTCGCCCGCACCGGCCTGCACGGCACCCGGGTGCAGGCGGTGGTCCGGCGCGCCGGCGTCAACGAGCGCATGATCTACCACCACTTCGGCAGCAAGGAAGGGCTCTACGCGGCCGTCATCGACGAGCAGCGCGCGGGGCTGGCCGCCGCCTGGGCGCCGGTGCTCGACCGGGCCACCACCCTCGACCCGTACGCGGGGATGCGCGCCGCCTTCGCCGGCTTCTACGACATCCTGCGGGCCCGCCCCCGGCTGCTCGCGCTGATGCTGCACGAGTCGCTGAGCGGGTCCGGCGCGCTGTCCCTGCCCACCGCCGACCAGCTCCCCGCGGCGATCCGCCACCTGTACGAGCGCGGCCAGTCCGAGGGCGCGTTCCGCGCCGACTGCCCGTTCGAGGTGGCGTACGCGACCGCGATGGGGGCGCTCGTGGCGTTGCAGGTCTTCGCTCCCCCGTTCGCCGTCGACGCCGGCACGCCGGAGCTGCGGGACCGGGTGGTCGGGCAGCTGCTCGACGGGATGACCGGGCCGGTTCCCGGCCGCTGA
- a CDS encoding DHA2 family efflux MFS transporter permease subunit, with protein sequence MDRTIEPPAPAPGVSPALRRLVGVIMLGALAVQLDATMTNVAIHTLLREFDATLSTVQWVGTGYLLAMTAMIPLTGWAADRFGTRTLWTLSLAGFLLGSLLSGLAWSAGSLIAFRVVQGAGGGMLVPLAQTILARAAGPDRLGRVMAAIGVPAMLGPVLGPVLGGLIVDDLGWRWIFFVNLPVGLAGLLLARRVVPADRPATAAPLDLTGLALLPPGCAAVVYGLAEAGRHGRFDAPAVLVAVALGGVLLAGFAGHALRTRREPLIDLRLLADRTFAACAAVVFLSGVALFGAIILLPLYQQQVRGASALAAGLLLAPQGVGMAIGLVAAGRLTDRIGPRPIVLVGLVVAAAGTLTYTQVAADTAQPVLAAALLVSGAGMGATVVPVLASPYRGLSPAAIPRATSAIRIFQQLGGAFGGAVLAVVLQRQLAGQADAAERAAAFGATFWWVLGFTLLGVLPALLLPATRAPRPGAGSA encoded by the coding sequence ATGGATCGGACCATCGAGCCGCCCGCGCCGGCACCCGGGGTCTCCCCGGCGCTGCGCCGGCTGGTCGGCGTGATCATGCTCGGCGCGCTCGCCGTGCAGCTCGACGCCACCATGACCAACGTCGCCATCCACACGCTGCTCCGCGAGTTCGACGCGACCCTGTCCACCGTGCAGTGGGTCGGCACCGGCTACCTGCTGGCGATGACCGCGATGATCCCGCTGACCGGCTGGGCCGCCGACCGGTTCGGCACCCGCACGCTCTGGACGCTCAGCCTCGCCGGGTTCCTGCTGGGCTCCCTGCTGTCCGGGCTGGCCTGGTCCGCCGGCAGCCTCATCGCGTTCCGGGTCGTGCAGGGCGCGGGCGGCGGGATGCTCGTACCCCTGGCGCAGACCATCCTGGCCCGCGCCGCCGGCCCGGACCGGCTCGGCCGGGTGATGGCCGCCATCGGCGTCCCCGCCATGCTGGGCCCGGTCCTCGGGCCGGTGCTCGGCGGCCTGATCGTCGACGACCTGGGCTGGCGGTGGATCTTCTTCGTCAACCTGCCGGTCGGCCTGGCCGGGCTGCTCCTGGCCCGCCGGGTGGTGCCCGCCGACCGGCCGGCGACCGCCGCCCCGCTGGACCTGACCGGGCTGGCCCTGCTGCCGCCCGGCTGCGCCGCCGTGGTCTACGGCCTGGCCGAGGCCGGCCGGCACGGCCGGTTCGACGCCCCGGCCGTGCTCGTCGCGGTGGCGCTCGGCGGGGTGCTGCTGGCCGGATTCGCGGGGCACGCGCTGCGGACCCGGCGGGAGCCGCTGATCGACCTGCGGCTGCTGGCCGACCGGACGTTCGCGGCCTGCGCGGCGGTGGTGTTCCTGTCCGGCGTCGCCCTGTTCGGGGCGATCATCCTGCTGCCGCTCTACCAGCAGCAGGTGCGGGGCGCGTCCGCCCTGGCCGCCGGGCTGCTGCTGGCCCCGCAGGGCGTGGGCATGGCGATCGGGCTGGTGGCCGCCGGGCGGCTCACCGACCGGATCGGCCCCCGGCCGATCGTGCTGGTCGGCCTCGTGGTGGCCGCCGCCGGCACGCTCACCTACACGCAGGTGGCGGCCGACACCGCGCAGCCGGTGCTCGCCGCCGCGTTGCTCGTCAGCGGCGCCGGCATGGGCGCCACCGTGGTGCCGGTACTGGCCAGCCCGTACCGGGGACTGTCGCCGGCGGCGATCCCGCGGGCGACCAGCGCCATCCGGATCTTCCAGCAGCTCGGCGGGGCGTTCGGCGGGGCGGTCCTGGCCGTCGTGCTCCAGCGGCAGCTCGCCGGGCAGGCCGACGCGGCGGAGCGGGCGGCCGCGTTCGGGGCGACCTTCTGGTGGGTGCTCGGTTTCACGCTGCTGGGGGTGCTCCCGGCCCTGCTGCTGCCGGCCACCCGGGCGCCGCGGCCCGGCGCCGGGTCGGCCTGA
- a CDS encoding DUF1992 domain-containing protein, producing MTTGWEAAVEAQIRSAQERGEFDNLPGAGKPIPGRDLPYDEGWWIRSFLEREQLPGDLLLPTPLQLRRRIEKVPDEVRDLPTEESVRAYVAALNTEVVAWLRTPTGPRVVVRPVNADDVVRDWRAGRERAAAERVAADPAPVPLSAPPRRRWWPWRRR from the coding sequence GTGACGACAGGCTGGGAGGCCGCGGTCGAGGCGCAGATCCGCTCGGCCCAGGAGCGTGGCGAGTTCGACAACCTGCCGGGGGCCGGCAAGCCCATCCCGGGCCGGGACCTGCCCTACGACGAGGGCTGGTGGATCCGCAGCTTCCTGGAGCGCGAACAGCTTCCCGGTGACCTGCTCCTGCCCACCCCGCTGCAACTGCGCCGCCGCATCGAGAAGGTCCCCGACGAGGTGCGCGACCTGCCCACCGAGGAGTCGGTACGGGCGTACGTGGCCGCCCTCAACACCGAGGTGGTGGCCTGGCTGCGCACGCCCACCGGTCCGCGGGTGGTGGTCCGGCCGGTCAACGCCGACGACGTGGTCCGCGACTGGCGGGCCGGCCGGGAGCGGGCCGCGGCCGAGCGGGTGGCGGCCGACCCCGCGCCCGTCCCGCTTTCCGCTCCGCCGCGCCGCCGGTGGTGGCCCTGGCGGCGCCGCTGA
- a CDS encoding YkvA family protein yields the protein MRDWLIGLGVAVACLLASWALLVLLARRLPPGILRDLAAFIPDCLTTVRRLRRDPRVPRRAKVAIVFAGLWLASPIDLIPEFLPVIGPLDDIVVVALALRYAGRQVPRQVLLDAWPGEPRLLLRLLGPAPAAGPGVEEPTR from the coding sequence GTGCGTGACTGGCTCATCGGCCTCGGCGTCGCGGTGGCCTGCCTGCTGGCCAGCTGGGCGCTGCTGGTGCTGCTGGCCCGGCGGCTGCCGCCGGGCATCCTGCGGGACCTGGCCGCCTTCATCCCGGACTGCCTGACCACCGTGCGCCGGCTGCGCCGCGACCCCCGGGTGCCGCGCCGGGCCAAGGTCGCGATCGTGTTCGCCGGGCTCTGGCTGGCCAGCCCCATCGACCTGATCCCGGAGTTCCTGCCGGTCATCGGCCCACTCGACGACATCGTGGTGGTCGCGCTGGCGCTGCGCTACGCCGGCAGGCAGGTGCCCCGGCAGGTGCTGCTCGACGCGTGGCCCGGCGAGCCGCGGCTGCTGCTGCGCCTGCTCGGCCCGGCGCCGGCGGCCGGGCCGGGCGTCGAGGAACCCACGCGCTGA
- a CDS encoding sulfite exporter TauE/SafE family protein has translation MARRAAAAAAPARPGAGGRAGRRGTHALSTLLVASAAAFLLAVLSAVTGFGGGVLLLPVFTALFGLRVAVPVLTLTQLASNAARVWLNRRELHAALARRFALGAVPFALAGALLLAHAPLAALKRLLGVFLLGVVAWRRLGRPPGRPGARTFVAVGAASGLGSALLGSVGPLTAPFFLAYGLTRAAYVGTEAAAALTLHLAKTAGYAGAGLLGRQVLLLGAALTPATLAGAWVGRRIVGRISDRTFVALVEAGLVAAALLFLAGR, from the coding sequence GTGGCCCGGCGAGCCGCGGCTGCTGCTGCGCCTGCTCGGCCCGGCGCCGGCGGCCGGGCCGGGCGTCGAGGAACCCACGCGCTGAGCACGCTGCTGGTCGCCTCGGCAGCGGCGTTCCTGCTGGCCGTGCTGTCCGCGGTGACCGGTTTCGGCGGCGGGGTGCTGTTGCTGCCGGTCTTCACCGCGCTGTTCGGGCTGCGCGTCGCGGTGCCCGTGCTCACCCTCACCCAGCTCGCCAGCAACGCCGCCCGGGTCTGGCTCAACCGGCGGGAGCTGCACGCCGCCCTCGCCCGCCGGTTCGCGCTCGGCGCGGTGCCGTTCGCCCTGGCCGGGGCGCTGCTGCTGGCGCACGCGCCGCTGGCCGCCCTCAAGCGGCTGCTCGGGGTGTTCCTGCTGGGCGTGGTGGCGTGGCGTCGCCTCGGCCGGCCGCCGGGACGGCCCGGCGCGCGGACGTTCGTGGCGGTCGGCGCGGCCTCCGGGCTCGGGTCGGCGCTGCTCGGCTCCGTCGGCCCGCTCACCGCGCCGTTCTTCCTGGCCTACGGGCTGACCCGGGCCGCGTACGTGGGCACCGAGGCGGCCGCCGCGCTCACCCTGCACCTGGCCAAGACCGCCGGGTACGCCGGGGCCGGGCTGCTCGGCCGGCAGGTGCTGCTGCTCGGGGCGGCGCTCACCCCGGCCACCCTGGCCGGCGCGTGGGTGGGGCGGCGGATCGTCGGCCGGATCAGCGACCGGACCTTCGTCGCCCTGGTGGAGGCGGGACTTGTCGCGGCCGCCCTGCTCTTCCTGGCCGGCCGCTGA